In Bactrocera oleae isolate idBacOlea1 chromosome 3, idBacOlea1, whole genome shotgun sequence, a genomic segment contains:
- the LOC118681539 gene encoding gustatory receptor for bitter taste 22e, with the protein MWSRWRGAVIELITNSTIFASIALGILPYGYDRPRRRIVSSKCCLIYCICIDVIVICLALYVWPKEKLVNLERIYYWTLVELLCRFIIFVNISALLVIMWTNWSEYTCVLGIFNEFAAIERTYFARHERLAKSCVTFEKYLILKSLAMLFKNMSFLYVVLILFKDMSFSTAVVHTIAMIMVNVIALVVFHFYMFILFTYRYIWIMKQRIKIIANYVASNIDCGTLQLEINEITGVYIRILRVCQQFGRIYGKQMLLCISGVASVNVLTLITLLFVWRSSDDTLNIIYCWYVIIINTLDFWLIIAVCELALGTALQLVQLQRYFNDCAHLDAALARDLETLALVCATCSPQFRLCGLLDLDYSNGLKVLLTVILFVICLVQINYEDL; encoded by the exons ATGTGGTCGCGCTGGCGTGGCGCTGTTATTGAGCTTATTACAAATTCTACAATTTTCGCTTCCATTGCACTCGGTATATTACCTTATGGCTACGATAGACCACGTCGGCGAATTGTGTCATCGAAATGCTGCTTGATATACTGCATTTGCATTGATGTCATAGTAATTTGTTTGGCGCTGTATGTATGGCCTAAAGAGAAGCTGGTGAATTTGGAGCGAATATATTATTGGACTCTGGTCGAACTGCTCTGCCGATTCATCATCTTTGTAAATATAAGTGCTTTGCTTGTGATTATGTGGACCAATTGGAGTGAGTACACGTGTGTGTTAGGCATTTTCAATGAGTTTGCAGCAATCGAACGCACCTATTTTGCCAGACATGAACGTTTAGCCAAAAGCTGTGTTACATTCgagaaatatttgattttaaaaagtCTGGCAATGCTTTTTAAGAACATGTCATTCCTTTACGTCGTCTTGATATTGTTTAAGGATATGAGCTTCTCCACCGCAGTGGTGCATACAATCGCAATGATTATGGTTAATGTCATCGCTCTGGTGGTTTTCCATTTTTACATGTTCATCTTGTTCACTTACCGTTATATTTGGATAATGAAGCAACGCATCAAAATAATCGCCAACTATGTTGCGTCCAACATAGATTGCGGTACTTTACAGCTGGAAATCAACGAAATCACCGGCGTATATATACGCATATTGCGCGTTTGCCAGCAATTCGGCCGCATTTATGGCAAGCAAATGCTGCTCTGCATCAGCGGCGTTGCGTCAGTCAATGTGTTGACATTAATCACACTTCTCTTCGTCTGGCGTTCCTCCGACGATACgctgaatattatatattgttggtATGTGATCATCATAAATACTCTCGACTTCTGGCTGATCATTGCTGTTTGTGAGTTAGCTCTGGGCACGGCGTTGCAGCTGGTGCAGTTGCAACGGTATTTTAATGATTGTGCGCATTTGGATGCTGCTTTGGCGAGAGAT ctGGAGACTTTGGCTTTAGTGTGCGCAACGTGTTCACCGCAATTTCGTTTATGTGGCCTATTGGATCTGGACTATTCAAATGGTTTGAAAGTGTTGTtgactgttattttatttgtgatttgTCTTGTTCAAATTAATTATGAGGATTTGTGA